The Pseudomonas sp. HOU2 DNA window GCCGCGCTGGCCGGCACCACCTACCCGATCGACCGCGAATACACCGCACAACTGCTGGGCTTCGACGCCGTCGGCGGCAACTCGCTGGACAATGTTTCCGATCGCGACTTCGCCATCGAATTCTGCTCGGCCGCGAGCATCGCGATGATGCACCTGTCGCGCTTCTCCGAAGAGCTGGTGCTGTGGACCAGCGCGCAGTTCCAGTTCATCGATCTGCCGGACCGCTTCTGCACCGGCAGCTCGATCATGCCGCAAAAGAAAAACCCGGATGTGCCGGAGCTGGTACGCGGCAAGACCGGCCGCGTATTCGGCGCACTGATGGGCCTGCTGACCCTGATGAAGGGCCAGCCACTGGCCTACAACAAGGACAACCAGGAAGACAAAGAGCCGCTGTTCGACGCCGCCGACACCCTGCGCGATTCGCTGCGGGCGTTTGCCGACATGATCCCGGCGATCAAACCGAAACACGCGATCATGCGTGAAGCGGCGCTGCGCGGTTTCTCCACCGCGACCGACCTGGCGGACTACCTGGTACGCCGTGGCCTGCCGTTCCGTGACTGCCACGAAATCGTCGGTCACGCGGTGAAATACGGCGTGGACACTGGCAAGGATCTGGCCGAGATGAGCCTGGAAGAACTGCGTCAGTTCAGCGACCAGATCGAGCAGGACGTGTTTGCCGTGCTGACCCTGGAAGGATCGGTGAACGCCCGTGACCACATCGGCGGGACTGCGCCGGCGCAGGTCAAGGCCGCTGTGGTTCGCGGTCAGGCCCTGATCGCCAGCCGCTAAAAGCATCGCTGGCAAGCCAGCTCCCACAGGGTTCTTTGTTGGAACACAATTTTGCGTTCGACCCAAAGACCTGTGGGAGCTGGCTTGCCAGCGATTACCTATTTACAAACGCCACAATACTCACTTCTTGGCAGCGATCATCGCCAAAAACGCCGGCATCGCCGCCTCTTTGTCCGCTGCAATCTTCTGCACATGCGGATTCTGCTCAAGCCGCTCCAGCAGCGCCTTGGCTTTCGGCATCTCTGCCAGCAAGTCGATCCCGAACAGCTTCTGCCCGACCGCACAGGCCAGCGGCACGCTGTACAGGAAGTACAGATCCGCGATGCTCAGGCTGTCGCCCGCCACGTACGGGGCGAATCTGCCGTGGCGACCCAGTGCCGCGAAACCCAGCAGCAGCTCGGCTTTGGTTTTCTCCTTGATCGCCTCCGGTACAGGCGAGCCAAAGAACGCTTCGCCATAACAGGCGCGCCCCGGCAGCTCAATGTACAACTCGATTTCCTTGGCAATCGCCAATACCTGCGCACGCTCGAATGGATCGCTCGGCAGCAGCGGTGTGCCTTTCTGGGTCTGTTCGAGGTATTCGAGGATGATCGCGGTTTCGTTGATGAACCCCGCTTCGACGCCCAGCACCGGCACTTTGCCGCGCGGGCTGATCGCCAGCGATTCCGGGGTCGGCGTCGGGTAGAAGGTGACCTCTTCGAACGCCAGGCCCTTCTCCAGCAGCGCGAGTTTGACCATGTTGTAGTAGTTGCTGACAGCGAATCCGTAGAGTTTGAACATCACATAGCCTCCAGGCCGTGCGGGGTGGGCAGTCACTGTTTATAGATCGCCCGCCACGATCCTGCCAGCAGCATCACGCCGCTGAATGCGGGTAAACTGGCGCCTTTCCTTGAGGAGCCTGCCATGAGCGAGCCGACAGACATCGACAACGACGAAGAAGAGTTCACCGAGGCGACGTTGATCGAAGCCATCGAGAACCAGATCGAAAGCGACAACCCGCCAGCGGCCAAGGCGACCTTCAACAAGCTGACCCTGGTGGGTGTCGAGCGTGAAGAGATCCTCAATCTGATGGCGCACGTGCTCGCCTACGAGATTGACGCGATGCTCGATGAAGACCGGGCGTTCGATACCCAGTGGTATGAAACCGCGCTGCGTGCGTTGCCTGAGTTGCCACCGGAAAAGCAGTAACGCAAATTTTCCAGACTAGACTCTGTGGCGAGGGAGCTTGCTCCCGCTCGGCTGCGTAGCAGTCGTCAAGATTTTGGGGCCGCTACGCGCCCCAACGGGAGCAAGCTCCCTCGCCACAGACAGCATTCCAAGGCAAAAGCCTGTTTCCGGCACTGGACATGCCGCAAAAGCGGGTTCACCTTAGGGGCGCTGTCGTCCAATTCCTAGAAAGTCTGGAGTCCTTATGTCGCTTACCCCTGAGTTGGTTGCCGAACTGGAAGTCCTCGCACTCTTCAACCTGGACAGTTCCCAGGAAGGTTTGAAAATTCATCAGACCGCTGCCCCGAAACATATCGCCGCCGCCAAACGCCTCTTCGAGAAAGAACTCACCGACCAGCCTGATGGCGGGTACCTGACCAGCCTGGGTCGCGATGCCGCGCAAAATGTGCAAACCGTGCTGACCATTCTGAGAGAGCAGGCAACCGCCTGATTTTTCCCGTCTTTGCCCACGGGAACTCCTGCCACGGGATTTCCGCGGGCCCACCTGGCACCACTGCTAAAAATCTGACGTCAAAAAACAAATTCAGCTTAAAAGTCCCGCTGCGCAAAGGCTAAACTGCCTCCCATTCCGAGACCTTATTCGTCCGGCCTGCGAGCCGGTTTGAGCTGACATGACGCGCACCCACGAAATCCGCCCCGACCTGGATGAAGGCATCGACCGCAAGGTACTCAGCCAGTTGCGTGCGCGTTTTCTCAAACTCAATGAAGGCCGGCTCGGCCGGGCACTTGAAGGCTTGTCGACCCGCCAGCAAGGCGTATTGACCCTGCTGCCACTGTTCTTCCACGTCAATCACCCGCTGCTGCCGGGTTATGTCTCGGGCAGCACGCCAGCCGGGCTGTCCAATTACGAACCGGACGCCAATGCGCTGGCCGAAGCGCAGCGCCTGACCCGCTCGTTCTCCTACAAGCCACGCCACGGCAGCAACCCGCCACGGCCGATTCACGGTTTGTTCCTGATGGGCAGCCTTGGCACCCTGGCTCAGGCCGATCAGAGCGACATGGACGTGTGGGTCTGCCATGCGCCAGACCTGACGGACAGCGAACTGGCGGAACTGAGCAAGAAATGTCAGCTGCTCGAGGCCTGGGCCGCGACCCAAGGCGCCGAGGCGCATTTCTTTCTGATCGACCCGGTGCGCTTCGTCAAAGGCGAACGCGACACCCAGCTCAGTTCCGAAAACTGCGGCAGCACTCAGCACTATCTGTTGCTGGACGAGTTTTATCGCACCGCGATCTGGCTGGCCGGGCGCACGCCGATCTGGTGGCTGGTGCCGGTCTACGAAGAACGCGCTTACGACCTGTACACCCACACCTTGTTGTC harbors:
- a CDS encoding glutathione S-transferase — its product is MFKLYGFAVSNYYNMVKLALLEKGLAFEEVTFYPTPTPESLAISPRGKVPVLGVEAGFINETAIILEYLEQTQKGTPLLPSDPFERAQVLAIAKEIELYIELPGRACYGEAFFGSPVPEAIKEKTKAELLLGFAALGRHGRFAPYVAGDSLSIADLYFLYSVPLACAVGQKLFGIDLLAEMPKAKALLERLEQNPHVQKIAADKEAAMPAFLAMIAAKK
- a CDS encoding TIGR02647 family protein; this encodes MSLTPELVAELEVLALFNLDSSQEGLKIHQTAAPKHIAAAKRLFEKELTDQPDGGYLTSLGRDAAQNVQTVLTILREQATA
- the argH gene encoding argininosuccinate lyase; this translates as MSTDKTNQSWGGRFSEPVDAFVARFTASVTFDQRLYRHDIMGSIAHATMLAKVGVLTDAERDSIIDGLKTIQGEIEAGQFDWRVDLEDVHMNIEARLTDRIGITGKKLHTGRSRNDQVATDIRLWLRDEIDLILAEITRLQKGLLEQAEREAASIMPGFTHLQTAQPVTFGHHMLAWFEMLSRDYERLVDCRKRTNRMPLGSAALAGTTYPIDREYTAQLLGFDAVGGNSLDNVSDRDFAIEFCSAASIAMMHLSRFSEELVLWTSAQFQFIDLPDRFCTGSSIMPQKKNPDVPELVRGKTGRVFGALMGLLTLMKGQPLAYNKDNQEDKEPLFDAADTLRDSLRAFADMIPAIKPKHAIMREAALRGFSTATDLADYLVRRGLPFRDCHEIVGHAVKYGVDTGKDLAEMSLEELRQFSDQIEQDVFAVLTLEGSVNARDHIGGTAPAQVKAAVVRGQALIASR